Proteins encoded in a region of the Mucilaginibacter sabulilitoris genome:
- a CDS encoding BNR repeat-containing protein, with product MFKISGICIRLTIVVCFGFITIANAQKSGENITTVANNGWANNSVNTVIFRKNALVTYKKYQYTAYYDTAQNVVLAKRIVNSRIWQTLRTPYKGDALDAHKSISIMVDGAGILHIVWGQHNNPINYARSIAPGSLTLSAKETMLGDKENKLSYPEFYKLPDGDLLFFYRDGGSGNGNLILNRYNVKLRKWTRLQDNLIDGEGQRSAYWQVTVDASGIIHVSWVWRETPDVASNHDLAYACSKDGGKTWQKSTGQTYQLPINAASAEYSCKIPQKSELINQTSMFANAQGHPFIATYWKEAGQAIPQYHIVYNTGKGWKINNLLFRKTAFSLSGTGTKRISISRPQVLAWQNGKLLAVALIFRDEELGNKVSIAVSADIAQNRWTIHSLTNSSVGSWEPTYDTELWKNKHILNIFLQNVTQIDGEGRADAKPEPVQVLEWKPILK from the coding sequence GTGTTTAAGATTTCAGGTATCTGTATAAGGCTCACGATAGTTGTGTGTTTTGGTTTTATTACTATTGCTAATGCCCAGAAAAGTGGCGAGAATATAACAACAGTAGCCAATAATGGTTGGGCAAATAATTCGGTTAACACCGTGATCTTTCGCAAAAATGCTTTGGTTACTTACAAAAAGTACCAGTATACCGCTTATTATGATACCGCTCAAAATGTGGTCCTGGCCAAACGGATTGTTAATTCACGGATATGGCAAACGCTGCGCACCCCATATAAAGGCGATGCCTTAGATGCCCATAAATCCATCAGTATAATGGTTGATGGTGCCGGAATATTACATATTGTATGGGGGCAGCACAATAACCCTATAAACTATGCAAGGAGTATTGCGCCGGGCTCACTTACATTGTCGGCAAAAGAAACGATGCTTGGCGACAAGGAAAATAAACTGAGCTACCCGGAGTTTTATAAATTGCCCGATGGCGATCTGTTGTTTTTTTATCGTGATGGAGGATCGGGTAATGGCAACCTGATACTTAACAGGTACAATGTTAAGCTACGTAAATGGACCCGCCTGCAGGATAACCTGATAGATGGTGAGGGCCAGCGGAGCGCCTACTGGCAGGTTACTGTTGATGCTTCCGGTATTATTCACGTATCATGGGTTTGGCGCGAAACGCCTGACGTAGCCAGTAATCATGATCTGGCTTATGCCTGTTCAAAAGACGGTGGAAAGACGTGGCAAAAATCAACAGGGCAAACTTATCAGTTACCCATAAACGCTGCCAGTGCCGAATATTCTTGTAAAATCCCGCAGAAAAGTGAACTGATTAACCAGACCTCTATGTTTGCCAACGCGCAAGGGCACCCTTTTATAGCAACCTACTGGAAAGAGGCAGGGCAGGCCATACCTCAGTACCACATTGTATATAACACAGGCAAAGGCTGGAAAATAAATAATCTTTTGTTTCGTAAAACGGCTTTCAGTTTGAGCGGTACAGGCACCAAGCGGATATCTATATCGCGCCCGCAGGTGCTGGCCTGGCAAAATGGCAAGTTACTGGCTGTTGCTTTAATCTTCAGAGACGAAGAATTAGGGAATAAAGTATCCATAGCTGTGAGTGCTGATATTGCTCAAAACCGCTGGACAATTCATAGCCTGACCAATAGCTCCGTTGGTTCCTGGGAACCAACTTATGATACCGAATTATGGAAAAATAAGCATATCCTGAATATTTTTCTGCAAAATGTAACACAAATTGATGGCGAAGGCCGTGCTGACGCAAAGCCGGAACCAGTACAGGTGCTGGAATGGAAACCTATATTAAAATAA
- a CDS encoding glycoside hydrolase family 43 protein, translating to MKKYYKLLIPGLLLIGNLTLAQTTLKKFNPGKIWPDNNGVHINAHGGGILYNNGTYYWFGEHKVEGDAGNRAQVGVHCYSSKDLYNWKDEGIALSVSSDPTNDIAKGCILERPKVIYNKKTRKYVMWFHLELLGKGYSAARAGVAISDNVTGPYRFLKSYRPNPGKLPFYPAGTPESEKVNVANPANKSDGFFCRDMPGGQMARDMTVFVDNDGKAYHVFSSEENFTLDIAELTDDYTSHTGKFVRVYIGHQTEAPALFKRHGIYYMIGSGCTGWAPNAARWFTAKSIWGPWTYKGNPCKGNESEITYGGQSTHVLPVEGKKDAFIFIADKWVPKNAIDGRYLWLPIEFNGDDISINWRDSWSLNDFKK from the coding sequence ATGAAAAAATATTACAAATTACTCATACCTGGTTTGCTGCTGATAGGTAACCTTACTTTGGCGCAAACTACGCTTAAAAAATTTAACCCGGGTAAGATATGGCCCGATAATAACGGAGTACATATTAATGCACACGGAGGTGGTATACTGTATAATAACGGAACCTACTATTGGTTTGGGGAACATAAAGTAGAAGGCGACGCCGGTAACCGCGCCCAGGTAGGGGTACATTGCTATTCATCAAAAGATCTTTATAACTGGAAGGACGAAGGAATAGCACTGTCTGTATCTTCCGATCCCACCAACGATATCGCTAAGGGCTGCATACTGGAAAGACCTAAAGTGATTTATAATAAAAAGACCCGTAAGTACGTGATGTGGTTTCACCTGGAGTTGCTGGGAAAAGGTTATAGCGCGGCAAGGGCGGGCGTAGCTATCAGTGACAATGTCACGGGGCCATATCGGTTCCTTAAAAGTTACCGGCCTAATCCGGGCAAATTACCATTCTATCCTGCCGGGACACCCGAAAGCGAAAAGGTCAATGTAGCTAATCCGGCAAATAAAAGCGATGGATTTTTCTGCCGGGATATGCCGGGCGGACAAATGGCCCGCGACATGACCGTGTTTGTTGATAACGATGGCAAAGCTTACCACGTATTTTCATCCGAAGAAAATTTTACGCTGGACATTGCCGAACTTACAGATGATTACACGAGCCATACCGGGAAGTTTGTTAGGGTGTACATTGGTCATCAAACCGAAGCCCCGGCATTATTTAAACGCCATGGCATATACTATATGATAGGATCGGGTTGTACCGGCTGGGCTCCCAATGCTGCCCGCTGGTTTACAGCCAAGTCAATATGGGGGCCGTGGACCTATAAAGGAAATCCTTGTAAAGGCAACGAATCCGAAATTACCTATGGCGGGCAAAGTACTCATGTTTTACCGGTTGAAGGTAAAAAGGATGCTTTTATATTTATAGCGGATAAATGGGTTCCTAAGAATGCTATTGACGGACGTTACCTTTGGCTGCCTATTGAGTTTAATGGCGATGATATCAGCATTAACTGGAGAGATAGCTGGAGTTTAAACGATTTTAAAAAATAA
- a CDS encoding hybrid sensor histidine kinase/response regulator transcription factor has protein sequence MRKRRCLFIIICLSVFFTTSLYAGEIPIKYLGIEQGLSNNAVTCITQDQYGFMWMGTYDGLNRYDGYQFKTFRNIWGNSSSLVHNHIKTVTAVGNRIYVGTQKGLMFFDYADSHFHNLYCSKDQHSSLQKVKFNVIQVTTDNTGNTYAISETLGLMKFHQADTIGKQIEYRINNKSYNIRAITVDKLNRVWLAIDDIGLGLYDPLKNRVDIVSTIGAASGSLICDNNNNIWAATGAGLYTYHPDTKEVSRFDDARHKLTSNNIFDLTLTRDGNIWISTNGGGINIWNNRLKKLSYITPAENQNSLRSGAVSTVYEDNENRKWIATLRGGVNIIDSRNTPFHLFTHDAFNKNSVINNFILSFCEDEEHNIWIGTDGGGLSYWDTKTNSYSGYVHQPGTGAISSNFVVSILKDFTNKIWVATFSGGIDAFNKATNSFKHYTCYNSATKAGEKNFWKLFEDSHHRIWAGSTWGGALYLYNRAEDKFELFDNRLVNIHTFYEDHEGTLWAGNYVQLIKVDTVQKKHKYYFIGQAIRSITEETGHNLWIGTEGGGLLLYNTTNNTFKRYTETSGLPSNSILSVLVDQKHNLWCSTYNGLSNFNIKTGRFTNYFASDGLQSNQFNYNAALKLSSGDMLFGGIKGFNLFNPDSIALFVHQPRLQLTDFKINNISFENNGNYSNNQSLYALQQITIPFSEATIAVNYTALEYSFPEKVSYAYYLEGWDHNWNYVGKLKSAYYTRLNEGKYVLKIKSTNTEGSWNSKPLVIYITVLPPWYRTWGAYLLYASAIGAVIYWFWLYRIRQTKLKYEVQIANLEVEKEKEANEKKLSFFTNVSHEFRTPLTLIINPIKDLLNQNKGANEELNIVYRNARRLLGLVDHLLLFRKTESENTTLKICRVNFTHLCREVYTCFTHQAKIKKINYIFESADPQIEVYADREKIEIALFNLISNALKFTPEGGSIHIVIKENYSSVYFEIADSGIGITADVGEKLFDKFYQVKDANSLKTGFGIGLYLVKTYIENHQGTINYRSTSGEGTTFTLCLPKGKTHLNSYTINEAVDESASFIDELVDLDSTVNTPQEQLPNNLELMISDHQTILIIDDNTEIRNYIKKIFTAEYTVFEASNGEMGLEMIRKYLPDVIISDIVMPGLSGLELCKIIKQDTALSHIPIILLTGESTPDIRLKGIEEGAVDFLSKPFDKELLVARVKGIIKNKSELQNYFFSEVTLKGNSRNISEENKAFLYKCIEIIENSLMDPELDVNAIADKINMSYSNLYKRIKSITGQSINGFIRFVRLRKAAEIMINTNCNVNEAALRVGFNDIKYFREHFNKQFGLNPSEFIKRHRIAFQKSYGHSKTKEKSH, from the coding sequence ATGAGAAAAAGGCGGTGCCTGTTTATAATAATATGCTTAAGCGTATTTTTCACTACTTCACTGTACGCGGGTGAAATACCCATCAAATATTTAGGTATTGAACAAGGGCTGTCAAATAATGCGGTAACCTGCATTACACAAGATCAATATGGGTTTATGTGGATGGGTACTTATGATGGCCTTAACCGTTATGATGGTTACCAATTCAAAACATTCAGAAATATATGGGGTAACTCGAGCTCCCTGGTACACAATCATATTAAAACGGTTACTGCCGTCGGCAACAGGATCTATGTGGGCACGCAAAAAGGACTGATGTTTTTTGATTATGCCGATTCTCATTTTCATAACCTGTATTGTTCAAAAGATCAGCATTCAAGTCTCCAAAAAGTTAAGTTTAACGTTATTCAGGTTACCACTGATAACACTGGTAATACGTACGCGATATCGGAAACTTTGGGCCTTATGAAATTCCATCAGGCAGATACCATAGGTAAACAGATTGAATATCGCATCAATAATAAATCATATAACATACGGGCAATAACGGTTGACAAACTCAACCGGGTGTGGCTTGCTATTGACGATATAGGCTTGGGGCTGTATGATCCGTTGAAAAACCGGGTAGATATTGTTTCTACCATTGGTGCTGCTTCAGGCAGCCTCATATGCGACAATAATAATAACATCTGGGCAGCCACGGGGGCGGGGTTATATACTTACCATCCCGATACAAAAGAAGTATCAAGGTTTGATGATGCCCGGCATAAACTTACATCCAACAATATATTCGATTTAACACTCACCCGCGACGGTAATATCTGGATTTCAACCAATGGAGGGGGTATCAATATATGGAATAACCGCCTAAAGAAGTTAAGTTACATTACTCCTGCAGAAAACCAAAACTCATTACGCAGCGGTGCTGTATCAACAGTTTATGAAGACAACGAAAACCGGAAATGGATTGCCACACTCAGGGGCGGTGTAAATATTATCGATAGCAGAAATACCCCTTTCCACTTGTTTACCCATGACGCCTTTAACAAAAATAGCGTTATCAATAATTTTATACTCTCATTTTGCGAAGATGAAGAACACAATATTTGGATAGGTACCGATGGTGGAGGGCTTAGCTACTGGGATACTAAAACAAATTCCTATTCGGGCTACGTACACCAACCGGGGACAGGGGCTATAAGCAGCAACTTTGTAGTAAGTATACTAAAGGATTTTACCAATAAAATTTGGGTGGCCACATTTAGCGGTGGTATCGATGCCTTTAATAAGGCAACAAATAGCTTTAAGCATTATACCTGTTACAACTCAGCAACCAAAGCCGGGGAAAAAAACTTTTGGAAACTGTTTGAAGATTCACATCATCGCATTTGGGCCGGCAGTACCTGGGGTGGGGCACTGTATCTCTACAATAGGGCTGAAGATAAATTTGAGCTTTTTGATAACAGACTTGTTAATATTCATACTTTTTATGAAGATCATGAAGGCACCTTGTGGGCGGGCAATTATGTGCAACTTATTAAGGTTGATACCGTTCAAAAAAAACATAAATACTATTTTATAGGGCAGGCCATACGCTCAATAACAGAAGAAACAGGACATAATTTATGGATTGGGACTGAAGGCGGCGGGCTGTTACTATATAATACCACAAACAATACCTTTAAACGCTACACAGAAACATCAGGGCTGCCGAGTAATTCCATACTCAGTGTGCTTGTTGACCAAAAGCATAACCTTTGGTGTAGTACTTATAATGGCCTCTCAAATTTTAATATAAAAACGGGCAGGTTTACCAATTACTTTGCATCAGATGGCTTGCAAAGTAACCAGTTTAATTATAACGCGGCATTGAAGCTATCATCTGGCGATATGCTTTTTGGCGGTATAAAAGGATTCAACCTGTTTAACCCGGATAGTATCGCATTATTCGTACATCAGCCCCGGTTACAACTTACCGATTTTAAGATCAATAATATTTCCTTTGAGAACAATGGCAATTACAGCAACAACCAGTCTTTATATGCTCTACAGCAAATAACCATTCCTTTTAGCGAGGCTACAATTGCTGTTAATTATACAGCGCTGGAATACTCCTTTCCCGAAAAGGTTTCATACGCCTATTATTTGGAAGGCTGGGATCATAACTGGAACTACGTAGGCAAGTTAAAATCAGCCTACTATACCCGGCTGAACGAAGGAAAATATGTTCTCAAAATAAAATCAACCAATACAGAAGGGTCCTGGAATTCAAAGCCACTTGTTATTTATATTACTGTTTTACCGCCATGGTATCGTACCTGGGGGGCTTATTTGTTATATGCCTCTGCTATAGGAGCAGTTATTTATTGGTTTTGGTTATACCGTATCAGGCAAACAAAACTCAAGTATGAGGTTCAGATAGCCAATCTTGAAGTTGAAAAAGAGAAAGAGGCTAATGAAAAGAAACTGTCTTTTTTTACCAATGTATCACATGAATTCCGTACACCGTTAACGCTGATCATCAATCCCATTAAAGATCTGCTGAATCAGAACAAAGGTGCTAATGAAGAGCTGAATATTGTTTACCGGAATGCCCGGCGTTTGCTTGGTCTGGTAGATCATCTGCTGCTTTTCCGGAAAACCGAAAGTGAAAATACCACCTTAAAAATATGTCGGGTTAATTTTACCCATCTGTGCAGGGAGGTTTATACCTGTTTTACACATCAGGCGAAAATAAAAAAGATCAATTATATTTTTGAAAGTGCCGATCCGCAGATAGAAGTGTATGCTGATCGTGAAAAAATAGAAATAGCGTTGTTTAATTTAATCTCAAACGCGTTAAAGTTTACGCCGGAAGGCGGCAGCATCCATATCGTTATAAAGGAAAATTATTCCTCGGTATACTTTGAAATTGCCGATAGCGGGATTGGCATAACAGCCGATGTTGGTGAGAAATTATTTGACAAGTTTTACCAGGTAAAAGACGCTAATTCTTTAAAAACTGGTTTTGGTATAGGGCTATACCTGGTGAAAACCTATATAGAGAACCATCAGGGTACCATTAACTATAGAAGCACATCCGGAGAAGGAACAACGTTCACATTGTGCCTGCCAAAAGGAAAAACACATTTAAACTCATACACTATAAACGAGGCGGTTGATGAAAGTGCTTCTTTTATAGATGAACTGGTTGATTTGGATAGTACAGTTAACACACCGCAGGAGCAACTGCCAAACAACCTGGAGTTAATGATTTCCGATCACCAGACTATATTGATTATTGATGACAATACAGAGATCAGGAACTATATTAAGAAAATATTTACTGCAGAATACACCGTATTTGAGGCATCCAATGGCGAAATGGGATTAGAAATGATCAGGAAGTATTTACCCGACGTTATTATCAGCGATATTGTAATGCCTGGTTTAAGCGGACTTGAACTTTGCAAAATAATTAAACAGGATACTGCCCTGAGTCATATTCCAATTATCCTGCTTACGGGTGAGTCAACACCGGATATTCGTTTAAAAGGTATTGAAGAGGGCGCCGTAGACTTTTTAAGTAAACCTTTTGATAAGGAACTGCTGGTGGCCAGGGTAAAGGGCATCATTAAAAACAAATCCGAACTTCAAAATTACTTTTTTAGCGAAGTTACACTCAAAGGAAATAGCCGTAATATCTCAGAAGAAAATAAAGCATTTTTATACAAGTGTATTGAGATTATTGAAAACTCTTTAATGGATCCGGAACTTGATGTAAACGCCATTGCTGATAAAATAAACATGAGTTACTCCAACCTGTATAAAAGGATAAAAAGTATTACCGGGCAATCTATAAACGGCTTTATCAGGTTTGTCCGGCTCCGCAAAGCTGCCGAGATTATGATCAATACCAATTGTAATGTAAATGAAGCGGCTTTAAGGGTAGGTTTTAATGATATCAAATATTTCCGCGAACATTTTAACAAACAGTTTGGGCTTAACCCCTCTGAGTTTATCAAACGCCACAGAATCGCCTTTCAAAAATCCTACGGGCATTCAAAAACAAAGGAAAAATCACATTAA
- a CDS encoding RagB/SusD family nutrient uptake outer membrane protein, which produces MKNHSIILIFAAMLATALASCKKSFLDEKPYSSYTPLTLTDSLGLEASAIGLYNLETGILTYSSAQGWPSVWQVGTDVANATAQQQGIEVPYYNYSQLTSTDGAASYIWGKYYALINNANIIIDNTENPSTTKIGALGKKQVEAEAKFFRAYAYNNLATLFGGVPLITHALSAPKTDFTRASLNDVNAQIVSDLTYASANLYELNAGNAKTNAQGKPVSRANKYMAMQLLAEVYLRMGKNDLAEQQAQAVINSGKFSLVKARYGVRASGAGDYYSDMFVYGNQRRSQGNTEAIWVLEQENAAVVVGGNVDNAQQRRVWGAAYYAIPGMLPCDSLGGRGIARLRLSNWVLYGLYPAGDMRNSQYSIKRQYYYNDPAFPALLGKPVPFAGADTAFRICPSTLKWGAFDPNDTFGYAMIKDFGMMRLGETYLLLAEAQVKQGKTTDAAAAINALRTRANAPRVTPDQMTLNFVLDERARELIGEENRRMTLMRTGTLVDRALRLNSNDAVHPTTGLAAKNMLLPIPLTEIQLNKDGKIDQNSGY; this is translated from the coding sequence ATGAAAAATCATTCAATCATATTAATTTTTGCAGCGATGTTGGCAACAGCGCTTGCATCTTGTAAAAAATCCTTTCTTGACGAGAAACCTTATTCGTCATATACCCCTTTAACGCTTACCGACTCTTTAGGTCTTGAGGCGTCTGCTATAGGCTTATATAACCTGGAGACGGGTATATTAACTTACTCCAGCGCACAAGGCTGGCCCAGTGTGTGGCAGGTAGGTACCGATGTGGCAAATGCAACGGCCCAACAACAGGGTATTGAAGTACCTTATTACAACTATAGCCAGCTCACTTCGACTGACGGCGCGGCATCATATATATGGGGTAAATACTATGCGTTGATCAATAATGCCAATATAATTATTGATAATACCGAAAACCCATCCACAACAAAAATAGGGGCACTTGGCAAAAAGCAGGTTGAAGCTGAGGCAAAGTTTTTCAGAGCGTATGCATATAATAACCTGGCTACACTTTTCGGTGGGGTTCCGCTTATTACACATGCGTTATCTGCTCCAAAAACAGATTTTACCCGTGCGTCGCTTAATGATGTAAACGCGCAGATCGTGAGTGATTTAACTTATGCCAGCGCCAATCTTTACGAGTTAAATGCCGGTAATGCTAAAACCAACGCCCAGGGCAAACCGGTTAGCCGTGCCAATAAATATATGGCAATGCAATTATTGGCCGAGGTATACTTACGTATGGGTAAAAATGATCTGGCCGAGCAGCAGGCGCAGGCAGTTATAAACAGTGGTAAATTTAGTTTGGTTAAAGCGCGTTATGGTGTCAGGGCAAGTGGCGCGGGCGACTACTATTCTGATATGTTTGTTTATGGTAACCAACGCCGTTCGCAAGGTAATACCGAAGCTATATGGGTGCTTGAGCAGGAAAACGCAGCGGTTGTAGTAGGTGGTAACGTAGATAATGCACAGCAACGCCGTGTTTGGGGTGCGGCCTATTATGCCATTCCGGGTATGCTTCCCTGCGATTCATTGGGCGGCCGCGGTATAGCAAGGTTAAGATTAAGCAATTGGGTACTTTATGGTTTATATCCCGCTGGCGACATGCGTAATTCGCAATACAGCATTAAAAGGCAATATTATTATAATGACCCTGCATTCCCTGCATTATTAGGTAAACCGGTGCCTTTCGCCGGTGCCGATACTGCATTCAGGATTTGCCCCAGCACATTGAAATGGGGCGCTTTTGACCCTAATGATACTTTTGGCTATGCCATGATAAAAGATTTTGGAATGATGCGCCTTGGCGAAACTTACCTGCTTTTAGCCGAAGCGCAGGTAAAACAAGGTAAAACTACAGATGCCGCCGCCGCTATAAATGCGCTAAGGACCAGGGCAAATGCCCCGCGGGTTACGCCAGATCAAATGACTTTGAACTTTGTTCTGGACGAGCGTGCCCGCGAGCTGATTGGGGAGGAGAACAGGCGTATGACACTGATGCGTACAGGAACACTTGTTGACCGCGCCCTGAGGCTTAACAGTAATGACGCGGTACATCCTACAACAGGTTTAGCAGCAAAAAACATGTTGCTGCCTATTCCGCTAACCGAAATTCAGTTAAATAAGGATGGCAAAATAGATCAAAATTCGGGATATTAA
- a CDS encoding family 43 glycosylhydrolase — MLLRLKIHSFNYLSALILLLVTICSSIDSFAQTVDTTVAPAAVLPGVYADPNIAVFNNKFYIYPTTDGSEGWLSTSFTCWSSANLVKWKNEGVILDLPHDLTWADKRAWAPAIAVKNNKYYYYYAADGNIGVAVSDKPTGPFKDALGKPLVKKGSYPGQMIDPMVFMDDDGAAYLYFGQGQCNAVKLNDDMVSFDTAKMISFKPSGYNEGPFVIKRKGIYYLMWSEYDTRDPRYSVAYATSSSPLGPFKKAETGPVLKGSGVVKGAGHHSVVQVPGKDEWYIAYHRFKIPGGNGYNRETCISSMHFDANGNILPVNVFEKIKPVKLKR, encoded by the coding sequence ATGTTATTGAGACTCAAAATTCATTCTTTCAATTATCTAAGCGCTCTGATCTTGTTGCTGGTCACAATATGCAGCAGCATTGATAGTTTTGCGCAAACGGTTGACACTACCGTAGCTCCGGCAGCTGTCTTGCCCGGGGTTTATGCCGATCCTAATATCGCTGTATTTAATAACAAGTTTTACATCTATCCTACAACCGATGGCTCGGAAGGCTGGCTATCTACCTCTTTCACCTGCTGGTCATCTGCCAACCTGGTAAAATGGAAAAATGAGGGCGTGATACTTGATCTTCCGCATGACCTGACTTGGGCCGATAAGCGCGCCTGGGCGCCTGCCATCGCTGTTAAAAACAACAAATATTATTACTACTACGCTGCCGATGGCAACATCGGCGTTGCCGTTTCGGATAAACCAACAGGGCCTTTTAAAGATGCATTGGGGAAGCCGCTGGTTAAAAAAGGCAGCTATCCGGGGCAAATGATAGATCCGATGGTGTTTATGGATGATGATGGTGCTGCATACCTGTATTTTGGGCAGGGACAATGCAATGCGGTTAAGCTTAATGATGATATGGTGAGCTTTGATACGGCAAAAATGATCTCTTTTAAGCCGTCTGGCTATAACGAAGGCCCTTTTGTAATTAAGCGTAAAGGAATTTATTATTTGATGTGGTCTGAGTATGATACCCGCGATCCCAGGTATTCTGTAGCCTATGCTACCTCATCATCGCCATTGGGTCCATTCAAAAAAGCCGAAACCGGGCCGGTATTAAAAGGGAGCGGTGTAGTTAAAGGCGCTGGCCATCATTCGGTAGTGCAGGTTCCGGGTAAAGATGAATGGTATATAGCTTATCACCGGTTTAAAATACCCGGGGGCAATGGCTATAATCGTGAAACCTGTATTTCATCAATGCATTTTGATGCAAATGGCAATATCCTCCCGGTAAATGTTTTTGAAAAAATAAAGCCGGTTAAATTAAAACGGTAA